One genomic region from Terriglobus aquaticus encodes:
- a CDS encoding cytochrome c oxidase subunit 3, with translation MPAILHPGEVEQRPTRRYDEGDSGGGRRPPIDEKHTGGGGDNDNWSNQPQGRRGPRERLQRYRLGIFFALGGDALFFVSIVSAFFVTKHSGHVNANYQWVNSWLPIQIPAILWINTAVLLLSSVSVELARRAMFRESDLMEEWLGLGTPTRRRVLPWLAISAVLGGAFLWGQLTAWSQLKLQRVTFRDNPSTHFFYLITGVHGVHLLLGILFLAAALVGMKAVRSLESRQILVDCSAWYWHSMGVFWIFLFALLVYGQ, from the coding sequence ATGCCAGCGATCCTGCATCCCGGTGAAGTGGAGCAGCGCCCGACCCGTCGTTACGACGAGGGTGATTCCGGCGGCGGCCGCCGCCCGCCCATCGACGAGAAACATACCGGCGGCGGTGGAGACAACGACAACTGGAGCAATCAGCCGCAAGGCAGGAGAGGCCCTCGGGAGCGCCTGCAGCGGTACCGTCTCGGCATCTTCTTTGCCTTGGGCGGAGATGCGTTGTTCTTTGTGTCGATCGTGAGCGCCTTTTTTGTCACCAAGCACTCCGGGCACGTGAACGCGAACTACCAATGGGTCAATAGCTGGCTGCCGATCCAGATCCCGGCCATTCTCTGGATCAACACGGCGGTGCTGCTGCTTTCGTCGGTGTCGGTGGAGTTGGCTCGGCGTGCCATGTTCCGCGAGTCTGACCTGATGGAAGAGTGGCTGGGGCTGGGAACGCCGACGCGCAGACGCGTTCTGCCCTGGCTTGCAATTTCGGCGGTCCTGGGCGGCGCGTTTCTATGGGGCCAGTTGACGGCGTGGAGTCAACTGAAGCTGCAGCGCGTGACCTTCCGCGATAACCCGTCGACACACTTCTTCTACCTGATCACTGGCGTGCACGGCGTTCACCTTCTGCTGGGCATTCTGTTTCTGGCAGCCGCGCTGGTTGGGATGAAGGCAGTGCGGTCGCTGGAGTCGCGTCAGATTCTTGTGGACTGCTCGGCCTGGTACTGGCACAGCATGGGCGTGTTCTGGATATTCCTGTTCGCTTTGCTCGTCTATGGGCAATAA
- the aroA gene encoding 3-phosphoshikimate 1-carboxyvinyltransferase encodes MQENTHIEVVSPVRSFRGSVRLPGDKSISHRYAMLAGLAKGTSKLANFSTGADPHSSLKCMEQLGATVRDEGGAVSVTGVGGTFAQPAGDLDCGNSGSTMRMLAGLVAPHAGTFRFVGDASLTKRPMERIRGPLQQMGARIDLTEGHAPMTVHGGPLQAIRFETPIASAQVKTAVLFAGLQANGLTELKESVRTRDHSEHALRAFGAELERDAEGVRIAGGQTLQAIEATVPGDLSSAAFFLCAALLFPESQLVLDDLGMNPSRSALLDVLVSMGLRLQVLNLEEKHGELIGTVQANGSADLKGAEISGSLSAQLIDELPVLAAVAPYTRTGVTIRDAKELRVKESDRIALVVRNLRNMGAEVEELEDGMIVPGGQTLHGGVIDSGDDHRIAMAFSIAALRASSDTAIHGAEAAAISFPEFFPLLRQLGAQ; translated from the coding sequence ATGCAAGAGAACACGCACATTGAAGTCGTTTCGCCAGTTCGCTCCTTTCGCGGCAGTGTCCGACTGCCAGGAGACAAAAGCATTTCGCACCGCTACGCCATGCTGGCCGGCCTGGCGAAGGGCACGTCGAAGCTGGCGAACTTCAGCACGGGTGCCGATCCGCATAGCTCGTTGAAGTGCATGGAGCAGCTTGGCGCCACGGTTCGCGACGAGGGCGGTGCGGTCAGCGTGACGGGCGTGGGTGGAACCTTTGCGCAGCCTGCCGGCGACCTGGATTGCGGAAATTCCGGATCGACCATGCGAATGCTGGCCGGTCTGGTAGCACCGCACGCGGGCACATTTCGCTTCGTGGGCGACGCTTCTCTGACCAAGCGCCCCATGGAACGTATTCGCGGACCTCTACAACAGATGGGCGCACGCATCGACCTGACCGAAGGACACGCCCCGATGACGGTCCATGGAGGGCCGTTGCAGGCGATCCGCTTCGAAACGCCGATCGCCTCTGCGCAGGTGAAGACGGCAGTGCTCTTCGCCGGTCTACAGGCCAATGGCTTGACCGAGTTGAAGGAAAGCGTGCGCACACGCGATCATTCCGAACACGCTCTGCGCGCGTTTGGCGCGGAGCTGGAGCGCGATGCAGAAGGCGTGCGGATTGCAGGCGGCCAGACCCTGCAGGCGATTGAAGCGACGGTGCCTGGCGACTTGAGTTCTGCCGCTTTCTTCCTGTGCGCTGCCCTGCTCTTTCCCGAGTCGCAACTGGTGCTGGACGACCTGGGGATGAACCCGTCGCGCAGCGCATTGCTGGACGTGCTGGTTAGCATGGGACTTCGTCTGCAGGTGCTGAACCTAGAGGAGAAACACGGCGAGCTGATCGGCACGGTGCAGGCGAATGGCTCGGCCGATTTGAAGGGCGCAGAAATCTCCGGTTCGCTCTCGGCCCAGTTGATCGACGAACTCCCTGTGCTCGCGGCAGTTGCGCCGTATACCCGTACCGGGGTGACCATTCGCGATGCGAAAGAGTTGCGTGTGAAGGAATCGGATCGGATCGCGCTGGTAGTCCGCAATCTGCGCAACATGGGAGCTGAAGTGGAAGAACTGGAAGACGGCATGATCGTGCCGGGCGGGCAGACGCTGCACGGGGGTGTGATCGACTCCGGGGACGACCATCGCATCGCGATGGCGTTCAGCATTGCCGCGCTGCGCGCCTCCAGCGACACGGCAATCCACGGCGCCGAGGCTGCTGCGATCAGCTTTCCGGAGTTCTTCCCTCTTCTGAGGCAGCTGGGCGCGCAGTAG
- a CDS encoding bifunctional nuclease family protein produces MKPAHTSAQEEVEVRIRGLMMDPVTSMPMIVLKDIGGDAVLPIWVGIFEANAIALEIEKNTTPRPMTHDLIRNILRGFETHVTRVVISDLREDTFYAVIWLERGGETLAIDARPSDALALAMRADCPIFVARSVLDSAKANSAGRDSGNSDELRRWLENLNDDDLGKYKM; encoded by the coding sequence ATGAAGCCCGCACACACTTCCGCGCAGGAAGAGGTCGAGGTTCGGATTCGCGGCCTGATGATGGACCCGGTGACCAGCATGCCCATGATCGTTCTGAAGGACATCGGCGGCGACGCCGTGCTGCCGATTTGGGTCGGCATCTTCGAAGCAAACGCTATCGCGCTGGAGATCGAAAAGAACACCACGCCGCGTCCCATGACGCACGACCTGATTCGCAACATCCTGCGCGGCTTCGAGACGCACGTCACCCGCGTTGTCATCTCCGACCTGCGCGAAGACACCTTCTATGCCGTCATCTGGCTGGAACGGGGCGGCGAAACGCTCGCCATTGACGCGCGCCCCAGCGACGCGCTGGCGCTGGCCATGCGGGCCGATTGCCCTATCTTTGTCGCCCGCAGCGTTCTGGACAGCGCCAAGGCGAACAGTGCCGGACGGGACTCAGGCAACTCCGACGAACTGCGTCGCTGGCTTGAGAACCTGAACGACGACGATCTCGGCAAGTACAAGATGTAG
- the miaB gene encoding tRNA (N6-isopentenyl adenosine(37)-C2)-methylthiotransferase MiaB, with amino-acid sequence MNSPANRTFYIETFGCQMNAHDSEKVIGTLEHEGYRRVETEEDAGLILYNTCSIRDKAEQKVFHRLNEYKRMQGEGKQFAVLGCVAQQEGEKIFERAPYVSLVSGSASYRNLPQMLDRLQAGEQRITGLDDRQTDETFDTEFTARSNPHRGYITIIEGCDKFCSYCVVPYTRGKERSRTSESILAEARRMADQGYTDIQLLGQNVNSYRDPSLRMSFAEVLAAVAALPGIRRVRFTTSHPRDFTRDIVEAIDTIPAICDHVHLPVQSGSSAVLKAMQREYTREWYLERISWIKNATRDISMTTDIIVGFPGETDDDFEQTMSLLDVAGYDAVYAFAYSPRPNTPAITMEDSIPEEVKSERLQRLLTAQRERQRVSYSRHQGQIMDVMVEGYNRQRGQITGRSSQNKTVNFTTTQPILPALGSYCQVRVTATYPNSLVAEAVSVR; translated from the coding sequence ATGAATTCGCCCGCCAATAGGACCTTCTACATCGAGACGTTCGGCTGCCAGATGAACGCCCACGATTCGGAAAAGGTCATCGGAACGCTGGAACACGAAGGCTACCGCCGCGTCGAGACCGAAGAAGACGCTGGCCTGATCCTGTACAACACCTGCTCCATCCGCGACAAAGCGGAGCAGAAGGTCTTCCATAGGCTGAACGAATACAAGCGCATGCAGGGCGAAGGCAAGCAGTTCGCCGTGCTTGGCTGCGTCGCGCAGCAAGAGGGTGAGAAGATTTTCGAGCGTGCACCGTACGTCTCGCTCGTCAGCGGCTCCGCTTCGTATCGCAACCTGCCGCAGATGCTGGATCGCCTGCAGGCCGGCGAGCAGCGCATCACCGGCCTCGACGACCGTCAGACCGACGAGACCTTCGACACCGAGTTCACGGCGCGCTCCAACCCGCATCGCGGCTACATCACCATCATCGAGGGCTGCGACAAGTTCTGCTCTTACTGCGTGGTGCCATACACCCGCGGCAAGGAACGTTCGCGCACGTCCGAGAGCATCCTGGCAGAAGCTCGTCGCATGGCCGACCAGGGCTACACCGACATCCAGTTGCTCGGTCAGAACGTGAACAGCTACCGCGACCCCAGCCTGCGGATGAGCTTCGCGGAGGTGCTCGCCGCCGTCGCCGCTCTGCCCGGTATCCGTCGTGTCCGCTTCACCACGTCGCACCCGCGCGACTTCACCCGTGACATTGTTGAGGCGATCGACACCATCCCCGCTATCTGCGACCACGTGCACCTGCCCGTGCAGTCGGGTTCGTCTGCCGTGCTCAAGGCAATGCAGCGTGAGTACACGCGCGAGTGGTACCTGGAACGGATCTCCTGGATCAAGAACGCAACCCGCGACATCAGCATGACGACCGACATCATCGTCGGCTTTCCCGGCGAAACCGACGATGACTTCGAACAGACCATGTCCCTGCTGGACGTAGCCGGCTACGACGCCGTCTACGCCTTCGCCTACTCGCCGCGTCCCAACACGCCTGCGATCACCATGGAAGACAGCATTCCCGAAGAGGTGAAGTCGGAGCGTCTGCAGCGTTTGTTGACGGCGCAACGCGAACGGCAGCGCGTCAGCTACTCGCGCCATCAGGGCCAAATCATGGACGTGATGGTCGAGGGCTACAATCGCCAGCGCGGCCAGATCACCGGGCGCTCCTCGCAGAACAAGACGGTGAACTTCACCACTACGCAGCCCATTCTTCCCGCACTTGGCAGCTACTGCCAGGTGCGCGTCACCGCCACGTACCCGAACAGCCTCGTGGCCGAGGCGGTGTCTGTACGATGA
- a CDS encoding SpoIIE family protein phosphatase, with amino-acid sequence MAKRTNDRVEISTAAQPSAASEVHVSRPDFFGPEMEGDYRPTDPQVTAKTEPPRVSIPQDTAALPHVDFLLRLADALNSTLDLQTLMTRLSDLVRAVVQYRIFAILLLNERSQELWMRFQIGHAPEVERTRVKLGAGIVGRAAQTRRAVLVNDVREDPSYINANNDVRSELAVPLISKNRVIGVIDVESEEVGAFTTDQQRLLELVASRVAVSIENARLYTRVSRQAQTLAVLNDISREITSILDLDDLLERIGSLLKRVVDFQMFTILLWSDRTQQFEHRFSTRYGERVRRERGAVYGVGLIGSAAQLREPVLAPDVRKDPRYIAVNAEVRSELAVPLLYKGRVIGVLDVEHTRLNYYNEEHQRTLTTLAGQIAIAISNARLYERIFEEEQRMERDLQMAREVQLRLLPPPPSSMPHAEFAAQFLPARSIGGDVYDFIPYGPGRVAIAIGDVSGKAAPAALYAALVMGILRLLAAQHLSPAAMLKALNDQLQERRLSSQYVTMLFAVWDDNARTLRVANAGSVQPLLLTRVNGEAKVQTLKAEGFPLGLFPVADYDEVVVTADPGDMVTFFSDGISDAEDRHGEMFGSDRICESLQRAAPESAEAAVAAVFQAVDDFQGGAERFDDETLVILRVR; translated from the coding sequence ATGGCCAAGCGGACGAACGACCGGGTAGAGATCAGCACCGCGGCGCAGCCATCGGCGGCATCGGAGGTGCACGTGTCGCGACCCGATTTCTTCGGGCCAGAGATGGAAGGCGACTACCGCCCGACCGATCCGCAGGTGACCGCAAAGACGGAGCCGCCGCGCGTGAGCATTCCTCAGGACACGGCTGCGCTGCCGCATGTGGACTTCCTGCTGCGGCTAGCCGATGCACTGAACAGTACGCTGGATCTGCAGACGCTGATGACGCGCCTGAGCGACCTGGTGCGCGCCGTGGTGCAGTACCGCATCTTTGCGATTCTGCTGCTCAACGAGCGTTCGCAGGAATTGTGGATGCGATTCCAGATTGGGCACGCACCGGAGGTTGAGCGGACGCGGGTAAAGCTGGGCGCAGGCATTGTGGGCCGGGCGGCACAGACGCGCCGGGCGGTGCTCGTCAACGATGTTCGCGAGGACCCGAGCTACATCAACGCGAACAACGATGTGCGATCGGAGTTGGCGGTTCCATTGATCAGCAAGAACCGCGTGATCGGTGTGATCGATGTCGAATCCGAGGAGGTAGGCGCCTTCACGACCGACCAGCAGCGCCTGCTGGAACTGGTCGCGAGCCGTGTCGCCGTCTCCATTGAGAACGCTCGGCTTTACACGCGCGTGTCGCGGCAGGCACAGACGCTGGCAGTGCTGAACGACATCAGTCGCGAGATCACCAGCATTCTCGACCTGGACGACCTCCTGGAACGGATCGGTTCCTTGCTGAAGCGGGTGGTGGACTTTCAGATGTTCACCATCCTGCTGTGGAGCGATCGCACCCAGCAGTTCGAGCACCGCTTCTCCACGCGCTATGGCGAGCGTGTTCGGCGAGAGCGGGGCGCTGTGTACGGCGTGGGACTGATCGGAAGCGCGGCGCAGCTTCGCGAGCCGGTGCTGGCGCCGGATGTTCGCAAGGATCCTCGCTACATTGCCGTAAATGCAGAGGTGCGCTCGGAGCTTGCCGTGCCGTTGCTGTACAAGGGGCGCGTGATCGGCGTGCTGGATGTAGAGCACACGCGGCTGAACTACTACAACGAGGAACACCAGCGGACGCTGACCACGCTGGCCGGGCAAATTGCAATCGCGATCTCGAACGCACGGCTCTACGAGCGCATCTTTGAGGAAGAGCAGCGTATGGAGCGCGATCTGCAAATGGCGCGCGAAGTGCAGTTGCGCCTCTTGCCACCGCCGCCGAGTTCCATGCCACACGCCGAGTTTGCGGCCCAGTTCCTGCCGGCGCGCTCCATCGGCGGAGATGTTTACGACTTCATCCCGTACGGCCCTGGGCGCGTCGCTATCGCCATCGGTGATGTGAGTGGCAAGGCGGCGCCGGCGGCCCTGTACGCCGCCCTGGTCATGGGCATCCTGCGGCTTCTGGCGGCTCAGCATCTGTCTCCCGCCGCCATGCTGAAGGCGCTAAACGACCAGTTGCAGGAGCGGCGCTTGAGCTCGCAGTATGTGACCATGCTGTTTGCCGTTTGGGACGACAACGCGCGCACCTTGCGGGTGGCAAACGCCGGGTCGGTGCAGCCGCTGTTGCTCACACGCGTGAACGGCGAGGCGAAGGTGCAGACGCTGAAGGCAGAGGGATTTCCGCTTGGCCTGTTTCCCGTAGCCGACTACGACGAAGTAGTGGTCACTGCGGATCCGGGTGACATGGTGACCTTCTTCTCTGATGGCATATCCGACGCGGAAGATCGGCACGGCGAGATGTTCGGTTCGGATCGCATTTGTGAGTCGCTTCAGCGTGCCGCGCCGGAGTCTGCGGAAGCAGCGGTTGCAGCGGTGTTCCAGGCTGTGGACGACTTTCAGGGCGGCGCAGAGCGGTTTGACGACGAGACGCTGGTGATTCTGCGCGTGCGGTAA
- a CDS encoding M20/M25/M40 family metallo-hydrolase, translating to MPIDPIALTRKLVDIESTTYDEGRCGVFLAEYLESLGYDVERQPVEHAPLAPGASHSGLPRFNVYARMPGINPLVTLSTHFDTVPPYFPSSEDDEYVYGRGSCDAKGILASQVAAAEKLHKNGTPVGLLYVVGEERDSAGAKVANQDGHGSRFLINGEPTENQLALATKGALRVVLTASGKMAHSAYPELGESAIDKLIDVLHDLRQADLPVDEEIGPSTLNVGLISGGRAPNVIADAAEAQLLIRLVGPSQQVKDVIEPIIGDRCKVTYSLDLAAVRMKRIAGWPTMVAKYATDISSLTAWGEPLLLGPGTIHVAHTEHERVLKRELLEAVDKYAELAASLLR from the coding sequence ATGCCCATCGATCCGATTGCGCTGACGCGTAAGCTCGTCGACATCGAATCGACGACGTACGACGAAGGCCGCTGCGGCGTTTTCCTCGCCGAATACCTCGAGTCACTCGGGTACGACGTCGAGCGCCAGCCAGTAGAACACGCTCCACTCGCTCCGGGCGCATCGCACTCTGGCCTGCCTCGCTTCAACGTCTACGCCCGCATGCCCGGCATCAATCCACTCGTTACCCTATCCACCCATTTCGACACAGTGCCGCCGTACTTTCCCTCATCGGAGGACGACGAGTACGTGTACGGCCGCGGATCCTGTGATGCGAAGGGCATTCTTGCTTCGCAGGTTGCCGCTGCAGAGAAGCTGCACAAGAACGGCACTCCCGTCGGTCTGCTGTATGTCGTTGGCGAAGAGCGGGACTCGGCCGGTGCCAAGGTCGCCAACCAGGATGGCCATGGTTCCAGGTTCCTTATCAACGGCGAGCCCACTGAGAATCAGCTCGCGCTGGCCACCAAGGGCGCTTTGCGAGTTGTGCTGACCGCCTCGGGCAAGATGGCGCACTCGGCTTATCCCGAGCTCGGCGAATCAGCGATCGACAAGCTCATTGACGTGCTGCACGATCTGCGCCAGGCCGATCTCCCCGTGGACGAGGAGATCGGACCATCCACGCTCAACGTGGGACTTATCTCCGGCGGCCGCGCTCCCAACGTGATCGCCGATGCGGCAGAGGCGCAATTGCTGATTCGGCTAGTTGGTCCATCGCAGCAGGTGAAAGACGTGATCGAGCCGATCATCGGCGACCGCTGCAAAGTCACTTACTCGTTGGACCTGGCTGCCGTGCGCATGAAGCGCATCGCAGGCTGGCCTACTATGGTTGCGAAGTACGCGACGGACATCTCGTCCTTAACTGCATGGGGCGAACCTCTGTTGCTCGGCCCCGGTACGATCCATGTCGCGCACACCGAACACGAGCGCGTGCTGAAGCGCGAACTGCTGGAAGCTGTCGATAAGTACGCGGAACTGGCAGCGTCGCTACTGCGCTGA
- a CDS encoding glycosyltransferase family 9 protein, producing the protein MPHPTNFFLPQYQSALGTVVHATPLVELLKRSLPQARVVVASSGLAEQVWQENPHLERLLHTPNPLHDPVGAVRALRAARMFVGERYVTLLTTGNERTKITLAAALAGRSRRIGFAVHGALVQQHLAFDSAQSQIENNLRLLAAAGVPRDPAWPTEPRLYPGSADRAFAETLLQDVRRPRIALATQTSPTQRKSWSQERWVELAQRLRSLYGAELVFIGAPAETEAIDVLRAKISCSTTSAAGRTSIPQLAAVLKQCDLGIMLDTGPLHVARGVNLPAVIIAPAWSPVHEWLPVGHPRYRILKNADFPAPAPDDYIIDEVSVGDVLAATSDLLATARPAASEEGRTPES; encoded by the coding sequence GTGCCGCACCCAACGAACTTTTTTCTTCCGCAGTATCAATCCGCACTCGGAACTGTGGTCCATGCCACGCCTTTGGTCGAGTTGCTGAAGCGGTCACTGCCGCAGGCGCGTGTCGTGGTTGCGAGCAGTGGTCTGGCCGAGCAGGTGTGGCAGGAAAATCCGCACCTCGAAAGGCTGTTGCACACGCCAAATCCTCTGCACGACCCTGTCGGTGCCGTGCGCGCCTTGCGTGCCGCACGCATGTTTGTCGGGGAACGGTACGTCACGTTGCTGACCACCGGCAACGAACGAACGAAGATCACCCTGGCTGCCGCGCTTGCGGGCCGGTCGCGTCGCATCGGCTTTGCCGTACACGGCGCGCTGGTTCAGCAGCATCTGGCGTTCGACTCTGCTCAGAGCCAGATTGAGAACAACCTTCGCCTGCTCGCCGCTGCGGGTGTTCCGCGTGATCCAGCGTGGCCGACCGAACCGCGCCTCTATCCTGGCTCAGCGGATCGGGCGTTTGCCGAGACCTTGCTGCAGGACGTTCGCCGCCCGCGCATTGCACTCGCAACGCAAACCTCTCCCACGCAACGCAAGAGCTGGTCGCAGGAGCGTTGGGTTGAGCTGGCACAGCGCTTGCGGTCGCTCTACGGAGCGGAACTCGTCTTCATCGGAGCGCCCGCTGAGACGGAGGCCATCGACGTTCTGCGAGCAAAGATCAGCTGCTCCACAACCTCGGCAGCGGGCAGGACCTCGATCCCGCAACTCGCGGCCGTCCTGAAGCAATGCGATCTGGGCATCATGCTCGACACGGGTCCGCTGCACGTCGCGCGAGGGGTTAACCTGCCTGCAGTGATCATTGCACCAGCGTGGTCGCCGGTGCATGAGTGGCTGCCGGTCGGCCATCCGCGTTATCGCATCCTGAAGAACGCAGACTTCCCAGCGCCCGCGCCGGACGACTACATCATCGATGAAGTCAGCGTAGGGGACGTGCTTGCTGCCACGTCCGACCTGCTTGCTACTGCGCGCCCAGCTGCCTCAGAAGAGGGAAGAACTCCGGAAAGCTGA
- the deoC gene encoding deoxyribose-phosphate aldolase, which produces MPAPAQTPAQNQALTPAQLAAVLDHTLLKPEATRAQVERLCEEAAEYKFACAMVNPCWVPLAVDRLHGSGVPVGVVIGFPLGASLSGSKVDEAQAVLRAGAHDVDMVLNIGFLKSGMHAAVQEEIAAIADVVHGGGILKVILETALLTEDEKRAASELSVAAGADFIKTSTGFASGGATVPDLRLMRSIAGDRCGVKASGGIRTLADAIRMLEAGANRIGASASVAIVNELAGGAAAAASGY; this is translated from the coding sequence ATGCCCGCCCCAGCCCAGACACCAGCCCAGAACCAAGCATTGACCCCGGCGCAGCTGGCGGCTGTGCTCGACCATACTCTGCTGAAGCCGGAGGCGACGCGCGCCCAGGTGGAGCGCCTCTGCGAAGAGGCCGCCGAATACAAATTTGCGTGCGCCATGGTCAATCCATGCTGGGTTCCGCTGGCCGTGGATCGCCTGCACGGAAGCGGCGTTCCCGTCGGTGTGGTGATCGGCTTCCCGTTAGGAGCTTCGCTGTCCGGCAGCAAAGTGGACGAGGCGCAGGCGGTGCTGCGCGCTGGCGCGCACGATGTGGACATGGTGCTCAACATCGGCTTTCTAAAGAGCGGCATGCATGCGGCGGTGCAGGAAGAGATCGCCGCAATTGCGGACGTGGTGCATGGTGGTGGCATCCTGAAGGTGATCCTCGAAACAGCCTTGCTGACTGAGGACGAAAAGCGCGCAGCAAGCGAGCTATCCGTGGCGGCCGGTGCAGACTTCATCAAGACGAGCACCGGCTTCGCGAGCGGTGGTGCGACTGTGCCTGATCTGCGTCTGATGCGGAGTATCGCCGGAGATCGTTGCGGAGTGAAGGCCTCGGGTGGCATTCGCACCCTGGCTGACGCGATACGCATGCTGGAGGCTGGTGCGAACCGTATCGGCGCGAGCGCTTCTGTCGCCATCGTGAATGAGCTGGCAGGCGGAGCCGCTGCCGCAGCCAGCGGGTACTAA
- a CDS encoding copper resistance protein CopC has protein sequence MLLCSAAAEAQGCSQCRDTVSQTNPAQQQSYRIAIAIMLAGAVSVVGAGVFVIRRFGR, from the coding sequence ATGCTACTCTGCAGTGCTGCCGCCGAGGCCCAGGGCTGCAGTCAGTGCCGCGACACGGTGTCGCAGACCAATCCAGCGCAGCAGCAAAGCTACCGCATCGCCATTGCGATCATGCTCGCCGGTGCCGTCAGCGTGGTCGGTGCAGGCGTGTTTGTGATCCGTCGCTTCGGCCGCTAG